In the Deltaproteobacteria bacterium genome, one interval contains:
- a CDS encoding response regulator encodes MTSVLIVDDDVSTIMDLEMAIPQLGYELVGIARTGRAAVQMARDLRPDIILMDIVMPGEIDGIAAAEIVKRELNIPSIFLTGYDDEELLERATRVEAYGYIMKPVSDAQARSAIEIALSKKRADDRIRETNAILKQDIEGTHQQLKQAAEKIRALLNASGDAQLLLDHRGVVIMANETAGKWLGIPVESLADRCIYDLYPPEVARLQKSRSEIVMQTGIPCRFQDEKGGKVFETVICPISDGSEDEPYLAVCCRDITESERVRRMLGEKEKLLETQTSQLSAMNTALEVLLRKSSQTRRRVEEEFLVTVGEHLVPYVRKLKACSLEGEVKDCVMAIDSGLENLAAPFSGNVSLLQFGLTHKEIQVAKLILGGKSSKEIADRLNLTKGTIDFHRNNIREKLGIKNKKICLAVYLGTLQ; translated from the coding sequence ATGACTTCTGTTCTGATAGTGGATGACGATGTCTCCACCATTATGGACCTTGAAATGGCCATCCCGCAATTGGGCTACGAACTGGTGGGCATCGCCCGTACAGGGAGGGCTGCCGTGCAAATGGCAAGGGACCTGCGTCCGGATATCATCCTGATGGATATCGTCATGCCCGGGGAGATCGACGGCATTGCCGCTGCGGAGATCGTCAAAAGGGAACTCAACATCCCCTCCATTTTTCTGACCGGATACGATGACGAGGAACTTCTTGAAAGGGCAACCCGGGTGGAGGCATACGGGTACATAATGAAACCGGTCAGCGACGCCCAGGCGCGGTCCGCCATCGAGATTGCCCTTTCCAAGAAAAGGGCGGACGACCGGATCAGGGAAACAAATGCCATCCTGAAACAAGACATCGAGGGCACCCATCAACAGCTGAAGCAGGCTGCGGAGAAGATAAGGGCCCTCCTGAACGCCTCTGGCGACGCCCAGCTCCTGTTGGACCATCGGGGGGTGGTGATCATGGCCAACGAGACGGCAGGCAAATGGCTCGGAATACCGGTGGAAAGTCTGGCGGATCGATGCATATATGATCTCTATCCGCCGGAAGTGGCCCGATTGCAGAAGAGCCGGTCGGAAATCGTCATGCAGACGGGTATCCCGTGTCGATTTCAAGACGAGAAGGGCGGAAAGGTGTTCGAAACCGTCATCTGCCCCATATCCGACGGGTCTGAAGATGAGCCCTATCTGGCGGTCTGCTGCAGGGATATCACCGAATCCGAGCGGGTGCGTCGCATGCTGGGAGAAAAGGAGAAACTGCTGGAGACACAAACCAGCCAGCTTTCGGCCATGAATACTGCGCTGGAAGTCCTGTTGCGGAAATCGAGCCAGACCAGGAGAAGGGTCGAAGAGGAGTTTCTGGTGACGGTCGGGGAACATCTTGTTCCGTATGTCCGGAAGTTAAAGGCCTGCTCCCTCGAAGGCGAGGTCAAGGACTGCGTGATGGCCATCGATTCCGGCCTGGAGAATCTGGCCGCGCCCTTTTCGGGGAATGTCTCCCTGTTGCAGTTCGGACTGACCCACAAAGAGATTCAGGTGGCGAAGCTTATCCTGGGTGGGAAATCAAGCAAGGAGATCGCCGATAGATTGAACCTGACAAAGGGCACCATCGACTTTCACCGGAACAATATCCGTGAAAAACTGGGTATCAAAAACAAGAAAATATGCCTGGCCGTCTACCTGGGCACCCTTCAGTAA